Proteins encoded within one genomic window of Bacillus sp. 1NLA3E:
- a CDS encoding ATP-binding protein: MHDYVHGKKMINEEVKAVKLFLWLFYIVFISFDIYYYYIFPRSVDKSVGIPEHGLGYWIYFFIATLLPLSIYLIKKGHTYAVKYIYTVGYLFFDTVNNLLVFFANHPKSFESGNLVEILLILFSPIFINKKFFWFVSIGVIGKYIILAIALKQAILILPTIVLTTLALVSYIILSRFLSYISTLTNVFEDLHKKEKLAFLGQMATSVGHEIRNPLSALKGFTQLQQERDKSENTFYPIMIQEIDRIDTIVDDLMILGKPKSPNLKQNDIKEITDYVTSVSNQHAESYGTKIIVNQCEDLPKIECDEKQMKQVFINIIKNAIESMPSGGVVEVSCSSKEKDKVKIVVQDQGCGIDAEKVKKLGEPFYTTKQDGTGLGLLVTKKIIDDHQGEIQFYSQIGEGTKVEVTLPIKHIKKLA; encoded by the coding sequence ATGCATGATTATGTTCACGGGAAAAAGATGATTAATGAAGAAGTGAAGGCAGTAAAACTATTTTTGTGGTTGTTTTATATTGTATTTATATCTTTTGATATTTATTACTATTATATATTTCCAAGATCTGTTGATAAAAGTGTCGGTATTCCGGAACATGGACTTGGATATTGGATTTATTTTTTTATTGCAACACTGTTACCATTATCGATATATCTAATTAAAAAGGGACATACATATGCTGTTAAATATATTTATACTGTTGGTTACCTTTTTTTTGACACGGTAAATAATTTATTGGTGTTTTTTGCAAACCACCCTAAGTCATTTGAAAGCGGAAACCTGGTCGAAATTTTATTGATTTTGTTCTCCCCTATTTTTATAAATAAGAAATTTTTTTGGTTCGTTTCTATTGGGGTAATTGGAAAGTATATTATTCTCGCTATTGCACTTAAACAAGCAATACTAATACTTCCAACAATTGTTCTTACCACACTTGCTTTAGTTTCATACATAATTCTATCTCGCTTTCTTTCGTATATTAGCACCTTAACAAACGTTTTCGAGGACCTTCATAAAAAAGAAAAATTGGCCTTTCTTGGCCAAATGGCAACCTCTGTTGGTCATGAAATTCGGAATCCGTTATCAGCATTAAAGGGATTCACACAGTTACAGCAGGAGAGGGATAAAAGCGAAAATACTTTTTATCCGATCATGATTCAAGAAATAGATCGAATTGATACAATTGTTGATGATTTAATGATTTTAGGGAAGCCGAAATCACCAAATTTAAAACAGAATGATATAAAAGAAATCACAGATTATGTTACATCTGTTTCCAACCAACATGCTGAGAGTTATGGGACTAAAATCATTGTTAATCAATGTGAGGATCTGCCGAAGATTGAATGTGATGAAAAACAAATGAAGCAGGTATTTATTAATATAATCAAAAATGCGATTGAGTCCATGCCATCTGGTGGAGTAGTAGAGGTAAGTTGCTCATCAAAAGAAAAAGATAAGGTAAAAATAGTTGTTCAGGATCAGGGGTGCGGTATTGATGCTGAAAAAGTTAAGAAGCTTGGAGAACCATTCTATACAACGAAGCAAGATGGAACAGGATTGGGTTTACTCGTTACCAAAAAAATTATCGATGACCATCAAGGTGAAATTCAATTTTATAGCCAAATCGGTGAGGGGACTAAAGTAGAAGTCACATTGCCAATTAAACATATAAAAAAATTAGCTTAA
- a CDS encoding HD-GYP domain-containing protein: MHIKGTETTLVNEEKRTVKWFLSLFYFISIGYDLCYYYIFPKYVFHTDKGNVSKLGFGIYVLMFALLPLALYLVKHGKQSLVKYAYFISYIIITLADDLVTYLGSSLHYASGNVVEVFFILFSPIFVNRKYFWLTSLGTITKYIIIGLILSTTNAFAPIIFVIVFAIVAYIFLNRFTGHVRAIEDSFDKQLQGIVKGVIATLELKDPYTRGHSERVAYYALALAKEMGGFSSSELKEFNYACLLHDVGKIHVPDQILMKPQELTDEEYEVIKTHPSVGAEAMAGVEGLKNGIKVIRSHHERWDGKGYPDQLAEECIPLLARITSIADAFDAMTSSRSYREAMPLPKAYQIIIEGKGTQFDPNLVETFEKVYSQWVDFHQKYQWGKK, translated from the coding sequence ATGCATATTAAAGGTACTGAGACAACTTTAGTAAATGAGGAAAAACGAACAGTTAAGTGGTTTTTAAGTTTGTTTTATTTTATTTCGATAGGCTATGATCTTTGTTATTACTATATTTTCCCAAAATATGTCTTCCACACAGATAAAGGGAATGTAAGCAAATTAGGCTTTGGTATTTATGTATTAATGTTTGCTCTACTACCATTGGCATTGTACCTGGTGAAACATGGGAAACAAAGTCTAGTTAAATATGCGTATTTTATAAGTTATATTATCATAACTCTTGCCGATGATCTTGTTACTTATTTAGGTTCTTCTCTTCATTATGCAAGTGGAAATGTTGTTGAAGTTTTCTTTATTCTGTTTTCACCTATATTTGTTAATAGGAAATATTTTTGGCTTACTTCTTTAGGGACAATAACAAAGTACATTATTATAGGCTTAATATTAAGTACAACGAACGCCTTTGCCCCAATAATTTTTGTTATTGTTTTTGCAATTGTTGCTTATATATTTTTAAACCGCTTTACAGGGCATGTTCGAGCAATTGAAGACTCCTTTGATAAGCAACTACAAGGTATAGTAAAAGGAGTCATAGCGACTCTTGAATTGAAGGACCCTTATACAAGAGGTCACAGTGAACGAGTTGCCTACTATGCATTAGCGTTGGCAAAAGAAATGGGTGGATTTTCATCAAGTGAGTTAAAAGAATTTAATTATGCCTGTTTATTGCATGACGTTGGGAAAATACACGTTCCTGATCAAATATTAATGAAACCACAAGAATTAACTGATGAAGAATATGAAGTGATTAAAACACATCCTTCTGTTGGTGCTGAAGCAATGGCAGGGGTAGAAGGATTGAAAAATGGGATTAAAGTGATTCGTTCCCATCATGAACGTTGGGATGGAAAAGGCTATCCAGATCAATTAGCGGAAGAATGTATTCCGCTTCTGGCAAGAATAACATCGATTGCAGATGCTTTTGATGCCATGACCTCATCAAGATCCTACCGTGAGGCGATGCCCCTACCGAAAGCCTATCAAATAATTATCGAAGGAAAAGGTACACAATTTGACCCCAATCTAGTAGAAACGTTTGAGAAAGTATATTCACAGTGGGTTGATTTTCATCAAAAATATCAGTGGGGGAAAAAATAA
- a CDS encoding dicarboxylate/amino acid:cation symporter: MKINFRNLTVRVILGIIVGILIGFFFPEFGEKLKILADLFIKMIKMVIAPIVFFTVVIGIGNMGDLKKVGRIGGKALLYFEIVSTIALAIGALIVNLIKPGKGFNTDAVEGGDISQFTQQAKETSHGAIEFITGIIPDNIISAMASGELLPILFFAVLFGLSLAAMGDKGKPVVALFEKLTDVFFGVVNMIMKVSPIAASGAMAYTIGKFGLGSLVSLGKLMGSVYMTMFIFIFGVLGLIAKYYQFSIFKFISFIKEEILLVLGTSSSESALPSMMERLENFGCSKSVVGLVVPTGYSFNLDGTAIYLSMAAIFIAQAYGVDLTIMQEVTLLGVLMLTSKGAAGVTGSGFITLAATLAAFPMIPVEGIALLLGVDRFMSEARAITNLIGNGVATVVVSKMENEFHPPLEAKLEAKLESRKII, translated from the coding sequence ATGAAGATCAACTTTCGAAATTTGACCGTTCGAGTTATTCTTGGGATTATTGTTGGAATCTTAATTGGTTTCTTTTTCCCGGAATTCGGAGAAAAACTGAAGATTTTAGCTGATTTATTTATAAAAATGATTAAAATGGTTATTGCCCCAATTGTATTCTTTACAGTTGTTATTGGAATAGGCAATATGGGCGATCTCAAAAAAGTTGGGCGTATTGGGGGAAAAGCCCTCCTTTATTTTGAAATAGTTTCTACCATTGCGTTGGCAATCGGTGCCCTTATTGTCAATTTAATTAAACCGGGAAAAGGATTTAACACCGATGCTGTTGAAGGTGGGGACATTAGTCAATTTACACAACAAGCAAAAGAAACCAGTCATGGAGCAATCGAATTTATCACTGGAATTATTCCTGATAATATCATTTCTGCAATGGCCAGTGGTGAATTGCTTCCTATCCTATTCTTCGCAGTTCTTTTCGGTCTATCATTGGCTGCTATGGGGGACAAAGGCAAACCAGTTGTTGCCTTATTTGAAAAACTAACCGATGTATTCTTCGGAGTTGTTAATATGATAATGAAAGTGTCACCAATTGCTGCCTCTGGTGCCATGGCCTACACCATTGGGAAGTTCGGATTAGGATCCCTAGTGTCTTTAGGAAAGCTGATGGGTTCTGTTTATATGACAATGTTTATATTCATTTTCGGTGTTCTAGGTCTCATTGCTAAGTACTATCAGTTCAGCATTTTTAAGTTTATTTCTTTTATAAAAGAAGAAATATTACTGGTTCTCGGAACTTCATCTTCGGAGTCTGCCCTACCTAGTATGATGGAACGCCTTGAAAATTTCGGATGCTCTAAGTCTGTTGTAGGCTTGGTTGTTCCAACTGGCTACTCATTTAATTTAGACGGTACAGCTATTTATCTGTCGATGGCCGCTATTTTTATCGCTCAAGCATATGGGGTTGATTTAACCATTATGCAGGAGGTTACACTTCTTGGAGTTTTAATGCTCACCTCCAAAGGGGCTGCTGGTGTAACCGGGTCTGGATTTATTACATTAGCCGCCACCCTTGCTGCATTCCCAATGATACCAGTTGAAGGAATTGCTCTGTTACTAGGAGTCGATCGATTTATGTCCGAAGCACGAGCCATCACAAACTTAATTGGTAATGGCGTTGCTACGGTTGTTGTTTCTAAAATGGAGAATGAATTCCATCCCCCACTTGAAGCAAAACTTGAAGCAAAACTTGAATCTCGCAAGATTATATAG
- a CDS encoding DEAD/DEAH box helicase yields the protein MFNIQTLKPTLKPFLQAAWEKSGFENLTSVQINSIPFILEGKDVIAESPTGTGKTLSYLLPVLQKIDPERRGVQAVILASSQELVMQIFGEVQKWAEGSGIRSASFIGGVNLKRQLEKLKKSPQVVVGTPGRVVELIKQKKLKMHEVKTVVLDEGDQLLIPEHLNTVRHIVNSPLADRQVLVFSATLPAITEEIARVLTNNPELIKISRDETIKAEKVDHIYFICEQREKIDILQKVARLTGIKGLAFMNDIATASIVVSKLGYKGISAGILHSDLKKLERQSSLKKFRDGESSLLIATDVAARGLDIQGITHVIHVDFPKEINQYIHRSGRTGRFGASGTVVAIVTEREERELKKFYRELGIVGQKKVFYKGEIVNEK from the coding sequence ATGTTCAATATACAAACTTTAAAACCAACCTTAAAACCATTCCTTCAAGCTGCTTGGGAAAAATCCGGCTTTGAAAATCTTACCTCGGTGCAAATAAATTCTATTCCCTTTATTCTTGAGGGGAAAGATGTCATTGCTGAGTCGCCGACCGGAACAGGTAAAACGCTGAGCTACTTGTTGCCTGTTTTGCAAAAGATCGACCCGGAACGTCGGGGAGTCCAAGCTGTCATTTTGGCTTCATCACAGGAACTTGTTATGCAAATCTTTGGTGAGGTTCAAAAGTGGGCTGAAGGCAGCGGGATTAGAAGTGCATCCTTTATCGGGGGTGTGAACCTAAAAAGACAATTGGAAAAGCTGAAAAAATCCCCGCAAGTAGTCGTGGGTACTCCTGGCCGCGTGGTGGAGTTGATTAAACAAAAGAAATTAAAGATGCACGAGGTAAAAACCGTCGTACTAGATGAAGGCGATCAATTGCTCATTCCCGAACACCTTAATACGGTTCGGCATATTGTAAATTCACCATTGGCCGATCGTCAGGTTCTTGTTTTTTCAGCGACTTTACCTGCAATAACTGAGGAAATCGCTAGAGTTCTTACTAATAACCCAGAATTGATTAAAATTAGCCGTGACGAAACGATTAAGGCTGAAAAAGTGGATCACATCTACTTTATTTGTGAGCAACGTGAAAAAATAGACATCCTACAAAAAGTGGCCCGTCTAACGGGGATAAAAGGTCTAGCCTTTATGAATGATATTGCCACTGCCTCGATTGTCGTATCCAAATTAGGATATAAGGGTATATCGGCCGGTATACTTCATAGTGATTTGAAAAAATTAGAGCGTCAATCGTCACTTAAGAAATTTCGCGATGGCGAATCCTCGTTGTTGATTGCTACGGATGTAGCGGCACGCGGTTTGGATATTCAAGGAATTACTCATGTTATTCATGTTGATTTTCCTAAGGAAATAAATCAATACATTCACCGTTCTGGTCGTACAGGAAGATTTGGGGCAAGTGGAACAGTGGTTGCAATTGTTACTGAGCGGGAAGAACGTGAGTTGAAAAAATTCTACCGCGAACTTGGTATTGTTGGTCAGAAGAAGGTTTTTTATAAGGGAGAAATTGTAAACGAAAAATAG
- a CDS encoding DUF1360 domain-containing protein produces MKDITWMSYIMLILASYRLTHLIVFDKITEFIRKPFMKKIEVETDHGKEMKEVPKSMFGYLLNCYWCAGVWSAVLLGGFYLLVPKYAIFLIFILSISGAQAIIETFVGVNIKKVDYYSKKED; encoded by the coding sequence ATGAAGGATATTACTTGGATGTCATACATTATGCTCATACTGGCGAGCTATCGATTAACACATTTAATTGTTTTTGATAAAATTACCGAGTTTATTCGCAAGCCTTTCATGAAAAAAATTGAGGTTGAAACGGATCATGGAAAAGAAATGAAAGAGGTTCCTAAATCAATGTTTGGTTATTTATTAAATTGCTATTGGTGCGCTGGGGTCTGGAGTGCGGTTTTATTAGGTGGCTTTTATTTATTAGTGCCTAAGTATGCAATATTCTTGATTTTTATCTTATCGATTTCCGGGGCACAGGCAATTATTGAAACCTTTGTCGGGGTTAATATTAAAAAGGTAGATTATTATTCGAAGAAAGAGGACTAA
- a CDS encoding response regulator, producing the protein MFKVLLIEDDPMVQEVNRQFVNMVNGFKIIGAASNGLEGINLIQQLKPDLVLIDVYMPNQDGLKTLKQIRSKGYKVDLIAITAASDMDTVRSFLQQGAFDYIMKPFKFERIKKALENYRSFRMQLNEKQTISQEELDEVLFQGELTARADLPKGLNAFTLTKVSAYLSGHSTPISAEEVAEGLGIARVTARRYLEYLEKCRKVKIDIQYGGVGRPINRYILLNN; encoded by the coding sequence TTGTTTAAAGTCCTCTTAATCGAAGATGATCCCATGGTACAAGAAGTGAATCGGCAATTTGTGAATATGGTTAACGGGTTTAAAATCATAGGTGCTGCTTCAAATGGTCTTGAAGGAATTAATCTGATTCAGCAGTTAAAACCAGATTTAGTTTTGATTGATGTATATATGCCAAATCAGGACGGGCTTAAAACTTTAAAGCAAATCCGTTCAAAAGGTTATAAGGTGGACTTAATTGCGATTACAGCTGCTAGTGATATGGATACTGTTCGGTCATTCCTTCAACAAGGAGCATTTGATTACATTATGAAGCCCTTCAAGTTCGAACGTATTAAGAAGGCATTGGAGAATTACCGTTCTTTCAGGATGCAACTAAATGAGAAGCAAACCATTTCACAGGAGGAGCTGGATGAAGTTCTATTTCAAGGGGAATTAACAGCACGAGCAGATCTTCCAAAAGGTTTAAATGCATTTACTTTAACGAAGGTGAGTGCCTACTTGTCTGGTCATTCAACTCCCATTTCAGCCGAGGAAGTTGCCGAAGGTCTCGGAATTGCTAGAGTGACAGCGCGACGCTATTTAGAGTATCTTGAAAAATGTAGAAAGGTGAAAATAGATATTCAGTACGGCGGGGTTGGTCGACCGATAAATCGTTATATATTATTGAATAATTAG
- a CDS encoding TRAP transporter substrate-binding protein, with product MKTFVTTSILTIIILIVLIGADNWKKPGTYSFDDEQKGLNEQIIIRFSHVVAENTPKGLAAQKFAELVEEKTNGKVKVEIYPNGILYSDGEEIDALKRGDVQMIAPSYSIMTGLVPEWKVLDLPFLFENDEHVTNVFTGKVGKDLIGMLDEKHMRGMTFWSNGFKQMTSNTKPLLNPIDFKGQSFRVMPDEVLEKQFYLLDAKPVAQPFNNVFRSLEIHDVDGQENTISNIYSKGLYKVQSYLTLSNHGYLGYAVIMNTDFWETLSPEVQKQINSAMSEATSWILKESQQMNETQLKEIEQNSSIEIHTLTSDQEKAWKKQFLPLYKDIEKEVGKNLLNKIKQERP from the coding sequence ATGAAAACATTTGTTACAACGAGCATTCTTACTATTATTATATTAATAGTTTTAATCGGTGCCGATAATTGGAAAAAGCCAGGAACATATTCTTTTGATGATGAACAGAAAGGACTAAATGAGCAGATCATTATTCGGTTCAGTCATGTTGTCGCCGAGAATACTCCAAAGGGGTTGGCTGCCCAAAAATTTGCTGAATTAGTTGAAGAAAAAACAAATGGCAAAGTAAAAGTGGAGATTTATCCAAATGGAATTTTATATTCAGACGGAGAGGAAATTGATGCCCTTAAGCGGGGGGATGTTCAAATGATCGCCCCTTCCTATTCAATCATGACTGGGTTGGTGCCTGAATGGAAGGTCCTAGATTTACCTTTTCTGTTTGAGAATGACGAACACGTTACAAATGTATTTACTGGGAAAGTCGGAAAAGACCTTATTGGGATGTTGGACGAAAAACACATGAGAGGAATGACCTTTTGGAGCAATGGGTTCAAACAAATGACAAGCAATACAAAGCCCTTACTCAATCCCATCGATTTTAAAGGCCAAAGCTTTCGTGTGATGCCTGATGAGGTTCTCGAGAAACAATTCTATTTATTGGATGCCAAACCAGTCGCTCAGCCCTTTAACAATGTCTTTCGGTCATTAGAAATTCATGATGTTGACGGACAAGAAAACACAATATCGAATATCTATTCAAAAGGTTTATATAAGGTTCAGTCATACCTTACGCTCAGTAACCATGGGTATTTGGGATATGCCGTCATTATGAATACTGATTTTTGGGAAACATTATCGCCTGAAGTTCAGAAACAAATTAATAGTGCAATGTCCGAAGCTACTAGTTGGATCTTAAAGGAATCACAACAAATGAATGAGACGCAACTAAAGGAGATTGAGCAAAACTCTTCCATTGAAATTCACACCTTAACCAGCGATCAAGAAAAAGCTTGGAAAAAACAGTTTCTTCCCCTTTATAAAGATATCGAAAAAGAAGTAGGTAAAAATCTTCTTAATAAGATTAAACAAGAACGTCCTTAA
- a CDS encoding ATP-binding protein, protein MRISIQWKITSLIVFILGFSLLFLGVVLISEFLHQEENRIHEHAMLTARTVAELPEIINNLSGNDQSKSQLQKTVEKIRMINNADYIVVMDMKRVRYTHPVKEMIGKVSAGEDEGAAFAEHSYISEATGEIGTVIRAFVPIINENHEQIGVIMAGFKLPGLIETLLHVKKEILLTGGIALFFGGWGAWALARQIKRDMFQLEPHEIAQIVVERTETFNAMHEGIIAIDRNERITIFNNRAKEILGIVGEVIGKKITEVLPDTYLPEILQFEKSIYNKDLYINNLMIVSNRVPIKVDNKIVGAIAIFQDRTQVKNLAEELTGVKAFVNALRVQNHEHINKLHTIAGLMQLGNKDKALEYVFQVTEEQEELTRFLSKNIHDDSLSGLLLSKVSRGRELGIQVIIDRNSYLREFPKLLDHHDFVLMIGNLIENAYDSFITMQNESNEIYVSIRQTDKILHMLVEDNGCGINENDLPFIFDNGYSSKGKLGRGLGLFLVKQIVEKGKGKIHVDSEAGAGTSFQITFENDPSLNGGERFV, encoded by the coding sequence ATGCGGATTTCAATTCAGTGGAAAATCACCAGTTTAATCGTTTTTATCTTAGGTTTCTCGCTACTATTCCTTGGAGTCGTTCTGATTAGCGAATTTCTTCACCAAGAGGAAAACAGGATTCACGAGCATGCCATGCTGACGGCTCGAACGGTAGCAGAGCTTCCAGAGATAATAAATAATCTTTCTGGTAATGATCAGAGCAAAAGCCAGCTTCAAAAAACAGTAGAGAAAATTCGTATGATTAATAACGCAGACTATATAGTTGTGATGGATATGAAGAGAGTAAGGTACACTCATCCAGTCAAAGAAATGATAGGAAAGGTTTCAGCGGGGGAGGATGAAGGGGCCGCTTTTGCCGAGCATTCATACATTTCCGAAGCAACAGGAGAAATAGGAACCGTGATCCGAGCGTTCGTTCCGATCATAAATGAAAATCATGAGCAAATTGGTGTAATTATGGCAGGCTTTAAGCTTCCGGGTTTAATTGAAACCTTGCTTCATGTGAAGAAGGAGATTTTATTAACTGGGGGAATCGCTCTATTTTTTGGGGGCTGGGGGGCATGGGCTTTAGCCAGGCAAATTAAAAGGGATATGTTTCAGCTTGAGCCTCATGAGATTGCCCAAATTGTTGTAGAACGTACCGAAACCTTTAACGCGATGCATGAAGGGATAATTGCCATTGATAGGAATGAGCGAATTACGATTTTTAATAACCGTGCGAAGGAGATTCTAGGGATCGTAGGAGAGGTTATTGGCAAAAAGATAACCGAGGTTTTGCCAGATACCTATCTTCCAGAAATCCTCCAATTTGAGAAATCCATCTATAATAAAGATTTATATATTAATAATTTGATGATTGTAAGCAATCGAGTGCCTATTAAGGTAGATAACAAGATAGTAGGGGCGATAGCTATATTCCAAGATCGAACTCAAGTCAAAAACCTTGCCGAAGAACTAACTGGAGTAAAAGCATTTGTAAACGCTTTACGTGTCCAAAATCACGAACATATAAATAAGCTACATACGATTGCGGGGTTAATGCAATTAGGGAATAAAGATAAAGCACTAGAATATGTTTTCCAGGTTACAGAAGAGCAAGAGGAATTAACGAGGTTCTTAAGCAAAAATATTCACGATGACAGTTTATCTGGTTTATTGTTAAGTAAGGTAAGCCGTGGAAGAGAACTAGGAATACAAGTAATTATTGATCGCAATAGCTATTTACGTGAATTTCCAAAATTGCTGGATCACCATGACTTTGTCCTAATGATTGGAAACCTAATAGAAAATGCTTACGATTCTTTTATAACCATGCAGAATGAAAGTAATGAAATCTATGTAAGTATCCGTCAAACCGATAAAATCCTTCATATGCTTGTTGAAGATAACGGATGTGGAATAAATGAAAACGATCTTCCATTTATTTTTGATAATGGATATTCCTCGAAAGGTAAACTTGGAAGAGGATTAGGTTTATTTTTAGTCAAACAAATCGTTGAAAAAGGAAAAGGGAAAATTCATGTTGATTCCGAAGCGGGTGCGGGAACGTCCTTTCAAATTACGTTTGAAAATGATCCATCATTAAATGGGGGTGAAAGGTTTGTTTAA
- a CDS encoding 4Fe-4S binding protein, with protein sequence MKTKKWYARQLKRRPIEFTRHGIQIMFLFFLMYVGVRFYQFYIYFSSQGVGSYVERPSAVEGFLPISALVALKVWVTTGEFDHIHPAGLLLFTFFIGSGILFRKAFCSWICPVGTISEMTGMLGKKIFKKNYDLPKWATWILYPLKYLLLAFFLKLIIFDMPVLDAKEFLLSPYNQISDVKMLLFFLNIGGFALKFIIVVFLISLFVKNFWCRFLCPYGALIGLGSLVGITKIKRNEDSCINCNACTRVCPQRIKVSEKKAVLTPECSSCMLCVEACPVKDTLNMHVGKKKVNKWVVPVVFFIVFAIIVITAKLTGNWNTSISFEDFRQLIPSMDYIGH encoded by the coding sequence GTGAAAACAAAAAAGTGGTACGCTAGACAATTAAAAAGAAGACCAATTGAATTTACAAGACATGGAATCCAAATAATGTTTTTGTTTTTCCTAATGTATGTTGGAGTCCGATTTTATCAATTCTATATATATTTTTCCTCACAAGGGGTAGGCTCATATGTTGAGAGACCATCAGCTGTGGAAGGGTTTTTGCCGATAAGTGCATTGGTTGCTTTAAAGGTATGGGTTACAACCGGGGAGTTTGACCACATTCATCCAGCGGGTTTGTTATTATTCACCTTTTTTATTGGTTCAGGTATTCTTTTTCGAAAAGCATTTTGTAGCTGGATTTGTCCGGTTGGAACAATAAGCGAAATGACAGGAATGTTAGGTAAAAAGATATTCAAAAAAAACTATGATCTCCCCAAATGGGCGACATGGATTTTGTACCCATTAAAATACTTATTGCTCGCATTTTTTCTCAAATTAATCATTTTCGATATGCCTGTTTTAGATGCAAAAGAATTCTTATTAAGCCCTTATAATCAAATATCAGATGTGAAAATGCTATTATTTTTTCTTAATATAGGTGGGTTTGCCCTAAAATTCATCATAGTGGTCTTTTTGATCTCGTTGTTCGTTAAGAATTTCTGGTGTAGATTTTTATGCCCTTATGGAGCTCTTATTGGCTTAGGTTCTTTGGTTGGAATAACAAAAATTAAGCGGAATGAAGATTCCTGTATCAATTGTAATGCATGCACGCGTGTATGCCCGCAGAGAATAAAGGTATCAGAAAAGAAAGCCGTGTTAACGCCAGAGTGCTCATCATGTATGCTATGTGTTGAGGCATGTCCGGTTAAGGATACGTTAAATATGCATGTCGGTAAAAAGAAGGTTAATAAGTGGGTCGTCCCAGTGGTGTTCTTTATTGTTTTTGCCATCATCGTTATAACAGCGAAGTTAACTGGAAATTGGAATACATCTATTTCTTTCGAAGATTTTAGACAATTAATTCCTAGTATGGATTATATAGGTCATTAA
- a CDS encoding trans-sulfuration enzyme family protein, which translates to MFETEVLHSVKKNKKPIKSKVTPIYQTTAFTFEDLDELEGFYHGEGNYLYSRVANPNTDELAEAVAALEGAPVGVATSSGLSAILAGVLAVVKSGDHIVAAEDLYGGSFHLLQGELSQFGIEVSFVSFSDASSIEAAVQPNTKLLYTESITNPLLRVQDLDEFVQIAKKHGLITLVDNTFATPYHCQPYTKGVDIVIHSATKYIGGHSDVTSGVVVGRKDLVDKAKAKVVNLGANVSPFEAWLTTRGLKTLALRMARQSSNAKALAEALRTNPLVEKVHYPFEHGENGYGAIVTIKLSKDLNVNEFFKNLSWVKIAPTLAGVETSVSHPVITSHRALPPEAREALGITFEVVRISVGIEHAEDIISVFEQAILQAKQQ; encoded by the coding sequence ATGTTTGAAACAGAAGTTCTACATAGTGTAAAGAAGAATAAAAAGCCGATCAAAAGTAAAGTAACACCTATTTATCAAACGACAGCTTTTACTTTTGAAGATCTTGATGAATTAGAAGGATTTTACCATGGTGAAGGAAATTATTTGTATTCTCGGGTTGCAAACCCTAATACAGATGAATTAGCAGAAGCAGTTGCAGCATTGGAAGGAGCGCCTGTAGGTGTAGCGACTTCGTCTGGTCTTTCAGCTATTTTAGCGGGAGTATTAGCCGTTGTGAAAAGTGGAGACCATATTGTTGCAGCCGAGGATTTGTATGGCGGGAGCTTTCACCTTTTACAAGGGGAGTTGTCCCAGTTTGGTATCGAAGTTTCGTTTGTATCCTTCTCAGATGCTTCTAGTATTGAGGCAGCTGTTCAACCTAATACAAAATTACTTTACACAGAGTCGATCACAAATCCTTTATTGCGGGTTCAAGATTTAGACGAATTTGTCCAAATCGCGAAGAAGCATGGTCTGATCACTTTAGTAGATAATACCTTTGCAACGCCTTACCATTGCCAACCTTATACAAAAGGGGTTGATATCGTTATTCACAGTGCTACCAAGTATATTGGTGGCCATAGTGATGTAACCTCAGGGGTTGTAGTAGGTAGGAAAGATCTAGTTGATAAGGCGAAAGCTAAGGTAGTCAATCTTGGTGCAAATGTTAGTCCATTTGAAGCTTGGTTAACGACTCGTGGATTAAAAACTCTTGCATTAAGAATGGCACGACAGTCTAGTAATGCGAAAGCGTTAGCAGAAGCCTTACGAACGAATCCGCTTGTTGAAAAAGTACACTATCCATTCGAGCACGGTGAGAATGGATATGGAGCAATTGTAACGATTAAGCTTTCTAAAGATCTCAATGTGAATGAATTCTTTAAGAATCTTTCTTGGGTTAAAATTGCGCCAACACTTGCAGGAGTTGAAACATCTGTTTCTCATCCAGTTATTACTTCTCACCGGGCCTTGCCACCAGAAGCACGAGAAGCACTGGGTATTACCTTTGAAGTAGTACGTATTTCGGTTGGAATTGAACATGCAGAAGACATTATAAGTGTGTTTGAACAGGCCATTCTTCAGGCAAAACAACAATAA